A single window of Nicotiana sylvestris chromosome 5, ASM39365v2, whole genome shotgun sequence DNA harbors:
- the LOC138891300 gene encoding uncharacterized protein: MTERFFAVNQVSFSKNDLPPEGAAHNKALHLSVKCEDYYVKRVMLDGGLGVDICPFSTLHIMEIGTGRIRPNNVYIRAFDGIKRDTLGEIDLALTIGPVEFEITFQVLDMDTSYNFLLGRPWIHATGVVPSTLHQMVKFEYEDREIVVHGEDKQSIYRDPSIRYLEAGERNVFAWSYDDMPGLGVDLVVHKLPIYPDCPPVQQKQRKFKTYVSDKIKEEITKQLKTGVIRVVQYTTWLANIVTVPKKDGKTRKPMPTGRLAKWQILLTEFDIVYITSTTMKAQALADHLAENPVMRNTNH; this comes from the exons ATGACGGAAAGGTTCTTCGCAGTTAATcaggtttctttcagcaagaacgacttacctccGGAGGGAGCGGCTCACAACAAAGCTTTACATCTGTCAGTTAagtgcgaagactactacgtcaagcgggtaatgttggatggaggtttgggtgttgacatttgtccgttCTCCACGCTACACataatggaaattgggactggaagaattcgccccaataatgtctacataagggcttttgatggcatcaagagggacaccctcggggaaatagacttggcgttgactataggaccggtggagttcgaaataactttccaggtgcttgataTGGATACGTCTTACAACTTCCTCCTCGgaagaccatggattcatgctacaggggttgtaccttccactctccaccaaatggtgaagtttgaatatgaagatcgggaaattgtggtccacggggaagataaacagtctatttatcgggacccatccatccgaTATCTTGAAGCAGGGGAAAGGA atgtgtttgcttggtcgtacgatgacatgccaggattaggtgttgatctagtggtgcataaattgccaatttaccctgattgtcctccagttcaacaaaagcagagaaagttcaaGACTTATGtcagtgataagatcaaagaagaaatcactaagcagttgaaaacaggagtaatccgggtagtccagtacactaCGTGGTTGGCGAATATAGTtacagtgccgaaaaaagatgggaagactcga aaaccaatgcctactggcagactagccaagtggcaaatcttgcttactgaatttgacatagtctatatCACTAGCACgacgatgaaagcccaggcattagcagatcatttggccgagaacccagtgatgaggaataccaaccattga